A section of the Pithys albifrons albifrons isolate INPA30051 chromosome 4, PitAlb_v1, whole genome shotgun sequence genome encodes:
- the CAVIN4 gene encoding caveolae-associated protein 4, with amino-acid sequence MDRREITPEADKTHQNRLSSVIEEEEEQDAAYTIVTVLDKVANIVDSVQASQKRIEEKHREMENAIKTIQIDILKLAQAHGNTGFMVNKLLEKTSKVSSTMKEVRARVERQSTSVRKVKAKQEEMLNKNKFRVVIYQEETECPSSLSVIKEMTPGETLEDDFLPPDDLSSDEEYYIEESKATKFKKSGMRRIDDIKKAFSKENIQKTRQNFGKKVNRLQTRIVTPERRERIRQSGERLKQSGIRMKKTISQAAPAKEMFKIHKKNKERTGAEGQEGIQEAGVHIASELAAAEPFTEEISYTEVITKVKKDKNSATKGASEATEIGVTLPEVVLKQERKEGAGGDDDVPLLDLKPSA; translated from the exons ATGGATCGCCGTGAAATCACCCCAGAGGCTGACAAAACACACCAAAATCGTCTCTCCAGCGTCatcgaggaggaggaggaacaagATGCAGCTTACACAATTGTGACAGTCCTGGACAAAGTGGCCAACATTGTTGACAGTGTGCAGGCAAGCCAGAAGAGGATAGAGGAGAAGCACAGGGAGATGGAAAACGCCATCAAGACCATACAGATTGACATTTTAAAGCTTGCCCAGGCTCATGGCAATACAGGCTTCATGGTGAACAAGTTACTGGAGAAAACCAGCAAAGTGAGCTCCACCATGAAGGAGGTGCGGGCACGCGTGGAGAGGCAGAGCACCAGCGTGCGGAAGGTGAAAGCGAAACAAGAGGAGATGCTGAACAAAAACAAATTCCGGGTCGTAATCTATCAG GAGGAAACTGAGTGTCCTTCATCTCTCTCTGTTATCAAAGAGATGACACCAGGTGAAACTCTAGAGGATGATTTCCTCCCACCTGATGATCTGTCTTCTGATGAAGAATATTATATCgaagaaagcaaagcaaccAAATTCAAGAAATCAGGCATGAGGCGCATTGATGATatcaaaaaggcattttcaaaggaaaatatccAAAAGACAAGACAAAATTTTGGCAAGAAGGTAAACAGGCTTCAAACTAGAATAGTGACCCctgagaggagggagaggatcAGACAGTCGGGAGAGAGACTGAAACAATCTGGGATAAGGATGAAGAAAACCATTTCACAAGCTGCCCCAGCAAAGGAGATGTTCAAGattcataaaaaaaataaagaacgAACAGGAGCTGAAGGTCAGGAGGGGATCCAGGAAGCCGGTGTACACATTGCCTCGGAGCTCgcagcagcagagcccttcACTGAAGAAATCTCTTACACAGAAGTGATCACTAAGGTAAAGAAAGACAAGAATAGTGCAACAAAAGGTGCATCCGAGGCAACTGAAATAGGAGTGACTCTCCCAGAAGTTGTTCttaagcaggaaagaaaagaaggagcaggaggggatgaTGACGTCCCTTTGCTAGACTTAAAGCCATCGGCATAA